From the Xyrauchen texanus isolate HMW12.3.18 chromosome 49, RBS_HiC_50CHRs, whole genome shotgun sequence genome, one window contains:
- the LOC127640595 gene encoding probable D-lactate dehydrogenase, mitochondrial codes for MTSVLFRQGQRFNSPWLMYNCWRCRRYYSAQTGELERVISAFRAVSGDEGVSLGLTVREQHGRDESVHRCQPPDVVVFPRSVEEVSALAKICHHHRLPIIPFGTGTGLEGGVGALKGGVCFSLRKMDQVLDLHQEDFDVTVESGVTRKSLNAYLRDTGLWFPVDPGADASLCGMAATSASGTNAVRYGTMRENVMNLEVVLADGTVLHTAGKGRRPRKTSAGYNLTNLFVGSEGTLGIITKATLRLFGIPESMVSAVCSFPSVQSAVDSTVQILQAGVPIARIEFLDDVMINACNRFNNLSYAVAPTLFLEFHGSSKSMEEQVSITEEITRENGGSDFAWAEDEETRARLWKARHDAWYAALALRPGCKAYSTDVCVPISRLPQIIIESKEDMISNNLTGPIAGHVGDGNFHCIMVLDPNDPDEVQRVHSFTERLARRALAMDGTCTGEHGVGLGKRALLREEVGPLAIEVMQGLKATLDPKNLMNPGKVL; via the exons ATGACCTCTGTTTTGTTCAGACAAGGGCAACGTTTTAATTCTCCATGGCTAATGTATAATTGCTGGAGGTGCAGGAGATATTACTCTGCTCAA ACTGGAGAGCTTGAGCGGGTCATATCAGCGTTCCGCGCGGTGAGCGGAGATGAAGGCGTGTCTCTGGGGTTGACTGTCAGGGAACAGCATGGAAGAGACGAGTCAGTGCACAG ATGCCAACCACCAGATGTGGTGGTGTTTCCACGGTCCGTGGAGGAGGTCAGTGCTCTTGCCAAAATTTGTCACCACCATCGATTACCTATAATCCCCTTTGGCACTGGGACGGGCCTGGAAGGAGGAGTTGGTGCTTTGAAA ggtGGAGTGTGTTTTAGTCTGAGGAAGATGGACCAGGTGCTGGATCTCCATCAGGAGGACTTTGATGTGACTGTGGAGTCAGGTGTGACACGCAAATCCCTGAACGCATACTTGCGTGACACTGGCCTCTGGTTTCCTGTCG ATCCAGGTGCCGATGCATCTCTCTGCGGCATGGCTGCAACTAGTGCATCAGGCACCAATGCAGTTCGCTACGGCACAATGCGCGAAAACGTCATGAACCTAGAGGTGGTGCTAGCAGATGGGACAGTACTCCATACAGCTGGAAAAGGGCGTCGTCCGAG AAAGACATCAGCGGGTTACAACCTGACAAACCTATTTGTGGGCTCAGAGGGAACTTTGGGTATTATTACCAAAGCCACACTTCGTTTATTTGGTATTCCTGAGAGCATGGTGTCAGCTGTCTGTTCGTTTCCATCCGTCCAATCAGCAGTGGACAGCACGGTTCAGATTCTACAGGCTGGAGTGCCCATTGCACGAATAG AGTTTTTGGACGATGTGATGATAAACGCCTGCAATCGCTTCAACAACCTGTCTTACGCTGTAGCACCCACTCTCTTTCTCGAGTTCCATGGAAGCTCCAAGAGTATGGAGGAGCAAGTGTCCATCACAG AGGAGATCACAAGGGAGAACGGAGGCTCTGACTTTGCTTGGGCGGAGGATGAGGAGACACGTGCCAGACTGTGGAAAGCACGTCATGATGCCTGGTATGCTGCCCTGGCGCTAAGGCCTGGATGTAAG GCATATTCTACAGATGTCTGTGTACCCATTTCTCGACTACCTCAGATAATAATAGAATCAAAGGAAGATATGATTAGCAACAATCTTACTG GTCCGATTGCAGGTCATGTGGGTGATGGGAACTTTCATTGTATAATGGTGCTGGATCCCAATGACCCAGATGAGGTGCAAAGGGTTCACTCCTTCACAGAGAGACTGGCCAG AAGGGCGCTAGCGATGGATGGAACTTGTACCGGTGAACATGGAGTTGGACTAGGAAAGCGGGCCCTTCTCAGGGAAGAGGTTGGACCCTTGGCAATAGAGGTCATGCAGGGCCTCAAAGCCACTCTGGACCCCAAAAACCTCATGAATCCTGGGAAAGTGTTGTAA